In one Gemmatimonadaceae bacterium genomic region, the following are encoded:
- a CDS encoding DcaP family trimeric outer membrane transporter, which yields MRKQERRRLVVSRLARTAIVAGAVVAQLALAAHYAGSQTPPDSTPKVTLYGFGQADYIADFKRNDPNWFDVNRPSRLPSGPDDLGRNGHSYLSARQSRFGAKATIPTRRGDVFVNFDFDMFGVGRDAGQTTIRLRHAYGEWHGIGGGQLESAFMDLDVFPNILDYWGPNGMLFFRNVQVYWKPIDNDKMHLRIALENPGASADAGNFANRIELQNVTPRYPLPDLSAGFKYGANWGYVRVAGMLRDIRWDQVPVDTFDLSGRVTGWGTNLSSNIKFLGQDVIRLQFTYGAGIQNYFNDAPSDVGAKFNTGNLRTPLTGEALPIFGASTFIDHNWNPRVSTSLGWSMVNIDNSNAQAVTAYHNGQYAIVNLLWTPVTGVMMGGEYQYGWRKNVADGWTFADHRLQFSFKYSFSQDLGGK from the coding sequence ATGAGGAAACAGGAAAGGCGGCGGCTCGTCGTGAGTCGGCTGGCACGGACCGCGATCGTGGCGGGCGCGGTCGTGGCGCAGCTCGCGCTCGCGGCCCACTACGCCGGCTCCCAGACGCCGCCGGACTCGACGCCCAAGGTCACGCTCTACGGCTTCGGCCAGGCCGACTACATCGCCGACTTCAAGCGCAACGACCCGAACTGGTTCGACGTCAACCGGCCGTCCAGGCTGCCGTCCGGTCCGGACGACCTCGGAAGAAACGGCCACTCGTACCTGAGCGCCCGGCAAAGCCGGTTCGGCGCGAAGGCGACCATTCCAACGCGACGCGGCGACGTATTCGTAAACTTTGATTTCGACATGTTCGGGGTCGGCCGCGATGCCGGCCAGACGACCATCCGCCTGCGGCACGCCTACGGCGAGTGGCACGGCATCGGCGGCGGCCAGCTCGAGAGCGCGTTCATGGACCTCGACGTCTTCCCGAACATTCTCGACTACTGGGGGCCGAACGGCATGCTGTTCTTCCGGAACGTGCAGGTGTACTGGAAGCCGATCGACAACGACAAGATGCATCTCCGCATCGCCCTCGAGAATCCGGGCGCGAGCGCCGACGCCGGCAATTTCGCGAATCGCATCGAGCTGCAGAACGTCACACCCCGCTACCCGCTCCCCGATCTCTCGGCGGGCTTCAAGTACGGCGCCAACTGGGGCTACGTCCGCGTTGCCGGCATGCTGCGCGACATTCGTTGGGATCAGGTGCCTGTCGATACGTTCGACCTGAGCGGCCGGGTGACCGGCTGGGGCACCAATCTCAGCTCCAACATCAAGTTCCTGGGCCAGGACGTGATTCGCCTGCAGTTCACGTACGGCGCGGGCATTCAGAACTATTTCAACGACGCACCGTCGGACGTCGGTGCCAAGTTCAATACCGGCAATCTCCGCACGCCGCTCACCGGCGAAGCGCTGCCGATCTTCGGCGCCTCCACGTTCATCGATCACAACTGGAATCCGCGCGTGAGCACCTCGCTCGGGTGGTCGATGGTGAACATCGACAACAGCAACGCGCAGGCGGTGACCGCGTATCACAACGGTCAGTACGCCATCGTGAATCTGCTGTGGACCCCCGTCACCGGCGTCATGATGGGCGGCGAATACCAGTACGGCTGGCGCAAGAACGTCGCGGACGGATGGACGTTCGCCGATCACCGGTTGCAGTTCTCGTTCAAGTACAGTTTCTCGCAGGACCTCGGAGGCAAATGA
- a CDS encoding Fic family protein produces MSYVPQFTITARLLSLVETIATLRTRIQGAAVELAWIPALQKDTRTRNAHASTAIEGNPLSLDQVRTLDAGGELTASDPRSDREVMNYFAGLRYVEKHARKKTLRHEDVFRLHRILARGVMDQGEAGRYRTIGVRVGRFTPPAPKAVSGLMFELLEWWNITSRNLSPVLSSAILHYQFEAIHPFADGNGRTGRALALWELYRRGFDTHHIFSVDEYYWENRPGYYAALEAVRREGDDLTTWLEYSAEGRRHTLERVWLRVQALNAAGPARLVLRPKQERLLELLRDHGSMAPSEIWAALELSKQGAMDQLRPLLDAGIIEKIGGKKTGRYTLRSRATPA; encoded by the coding sequence ATGAGCTATGTGCCGCAATTCACCATCACTGCGCGGCTCCTGTCCCTCGTCGAGACGATCGCCACGCTGCGGACCCGCATTCAAGGCGCGGCGGTGGAGCTGGCGTGGATCCCGGCCCTGCAGAAAGACACCCGCACGCGGAACGCCCACGCGTCCACGGCGATCGAAGGCAACCCGCTCTCGCTCGATCAGGTCCGCACGCTCGACGCGGGCGGCGAGCTCACGGCCTCCGACCCGCGGTCCGATCGCGAAGTCATGAACTATTTCGCCGGCCTGCGGTACGTCGAGAAGCACGCGCGCAAGAAGACCCTTCGGCACGAGGATGTCTTCCGGCTGCATCGCATCCTCGCCAGAGGGGTGATGGATCAGGGTGAGGCCGGGCGCTATCGCACGATCGGCGTTCGGGTCGGCCGCTTCACGCCGCCCGCGCCCAAGGCGGTGTCCGGCCTCATGTTCGAGCTTTTAGAATGGTGGAATATCACATCCAGAAACCTGTCGCCGGTGCTCAGCTCCGCCATCCTGCACTATCAGTTCGAGGCGATCCATCCGTTCGCCGACGGCAACGGACGCACGGGCCGCGCGCTCGCGCTCTGGGAGCTGTATCGCCGCGGATTCGACACACATCACATCTTCTCGGTCGACGAGTATTACTGGGAGAATCGGCCCGGCTACTACGCCGCGCTCGAAGCCGTCCGCCGCGAAGGCGACGACCTCACGACGTGGCTCGAGTATTCGGCCGAGGGGCGCCGGCACACGCTCGAGCGCGTGTGGCTGCGCGTGCAGGCGCTCAACGCGGCGGGACCGGCGCGCCTGGTGCTTCGGCCAAAGCAGGAGCGGCTGCTCGAGCTCCTGCGCGACCACGGCAGCATGGCGCCGTCCGAGATCTGGGCGGCGCTCGAGCTATCCAAGCAGGGCGCGATGGATCAGCTTCGGCCGCTGCTCGACGCGGGGATCATCGAAAAGATCGGCGGCAAGAAAACCGGCCGGTACACACTGCGCTCTCGTGCGACGCCGGCGTAG
- the glsA gene encoding glutaminase A: protein MSSIRNSRVSRLVRRVAVASILTGLGGVVVAPPTAAIAQSTRTVAQQGTTPSAADIQRALNAAYEKYKTLQEGKNADYIPALAKVDPNLFGIALVTADGQAYTVGDLKTEVSIQSISKVFTLARVLQDSGEAAIVKNIGVDATGQPFNSIVAIEQKKGFEQNPFVNPGAITATSMVGGANASEIWSRIADTYNGFAGRNLRVLEDVYQSEAATNQRNRAIGALMLAYGHISANADQATDIYTRQCSVGVNARDLAIMAATIANNGVNPLTKMRVLDTQHIPGLLAVMATAGLYDDSGQWLFKTGLPAKSGVGGGLIAVSPGNWGIAVISPPLDEAGNSVRAQRAIADISAALGGNPYAVSRTGVAAGQLGPPK from the coding sequence ATGAGCAGCATTCGAAACAGCCGCGTGTCGCGCCTGGTGCGCCGCGTCGCCGTCGCCTCGATTCTCACCGGCTTGGGCGGTGTCGTCGTCGCGCCGCCCACGGCCGCGATCGCGCAAAGTACGCGGACGGTCGCGCAACAAGGGACGACGCCGAGCGCAGCGGACATTCAACGCGCGCTCAACGCCGCATACGAGAAGTACAAGACACTGCAGGAAGGAAAGAACGCCGACTATATCCCGGCGCTCGCGAAGGTCGATCCGAACCTGTTCGGCATTGCACTCGTCACGGCCGACGGGCAGGCGTACACCGTTGGCGATCTCAAGACCGAAGTCTCCATTCAGTCGATCTCGAAGGTGTTTACGCTGGCGCGCGTTCTCCAGGATTCGGGCGAAGCCGCGATCGTCAAGAACATCGGGGTCGATGCCACCGGTCAGCCGTTCAATTCGATCGTCGCGATCGAGCAGAAGAAGGGCTTCGAGCAGAACCCGTTCGTGAATCCTGGCGCGATCACCGCCACGAGCATGGTTGGCGGCGCCAACGCGAGCGAGATCTGGAGCCGTATCGCCGACACGTACAACGGTTTCGCCGGGCGGAATCTCCGCGTGCTCGAGGATGTGTACCAGTCTGAGGCCGCAACGAACCAGCGCAATCGCGCGATCGGCGCGTTGATGCTCGCGTACGGCCACATCTCGGCGAATGCCGATCAGGCGACCGACATCTATACGCGTCAGTGCTCGGTCGGCGTGAACGCGCGGGATCTGGCGATCATGGCCGCGACGATCGCGAACAACGGCGTCAATCCGCTCACGAAGATGCGCGTTCTGGACACGCAACACATTCCCGGTCTGCTCGCCGTCATGGCGACGGCCGGTCTGTACGACGACTCCGGCCAGTGGCTCTTCAAGACCGGCTTGCCGGCGAAGAGCGGCGTCGGCGGCGGATTGATCGCGGTCTCACCAGGCAACTGGGGCATCGCGGTGATCTCACCGCCGCTCGATGAGGCGGGGAACAGCGTTCGGGCCCAGCGCGCGATCGCCGACATCTCGGCGGCGCTCGGCGGGAATCCGTACGCGGTGTCGAGGACTGGGGTGGCCGCTGGGCAGCTGGGGCCACCGAAGTGA
- a CDS encoding response regulator transcription factor: MARPTVLLADDHPIVTEGLASILKDDFDVLAVVADGMDLLAAARTLRPDIIVTDLSMPRLSGLEAARQLRAEHIPSQIIVLTMHDDPEIAAEAFRAGVAGYLLKSSAGAELILAIQQIVKGQSYVSPLLSRDVMTELAAPRRRSDETRSRGVTPRQRDVLRLIARGKRMKEIAVTLGVSVRTVESHKYEMMESLGVSSTAELIQYAFRTGLAADTTPAKPAIDRHQ, encoded by the coding sequence ATGGCGCGACCGACCGTTCTCCTGGCTGACGATCACCCCATCGTCACCGAAGGTCTGGCGAGCATCCTCAAAGACGACTTTGACGTCCTGGCGGTTGTCGCCGACGGCATGGATCTTCTCGCCGCCGCGCGAACGCTTCGGCCGGATATCATCGTCACCGACCTCAGTATGCCGCGCCTGAGCGGGCTCGAGGCCGCGCGCCAGCTGCGCGCCGAACACATCCCAAGCCAGATCATCGTACTCACGATGCACGATGATCCCGAGATTGCCGCCGAAGCGTTTCGCGCCGGCGTCGCGGGCTACCTACTCAAGAGCTCGGCCGGCGCCGAGTTGATTCTGGCGATTCAACAAATTGTAAAAGGCCAATCATATGTAAGCCCGCTGCTCAGCCGCGACGTGATGACCGAGCTCGCGGCCCCGCGCCGGCGCTCCGACGAGACGCGTTCGCGCGGAGTGACACCGCGGCAGCGCGACGTGTTGCGCCTCATCGCACGCGGCAAGCGCATGAAGGAGATCGCCGTGACGCTCGGCGTCTCCGTTCGCACCGTCGAATCGCACAAGTACGAGATGATGGAGTCCCTCGGCGTTTCCTCGACCGCGGAGCTCATCCAATACGCGTTTCGTACCGGACTCGCGGCGGACACGACACCGGCAAAGCCCGCGATCGACCGCCATCAGTAG
- a CDS encoding HAMP domain-containing sensor histidine kinase, which translates to MRSHQHQHQHLAERPRSPESRGFSPPRTPTSTFVPATYRSPVGALPIADLLATIAHELRNPLTVVRGETAVIRRHRDDPNDVTEACAVIDRQVNQIAVFLRDLATFVAPPLELHDVWEVIDASDLLASALQALAKFADTRATTFTVEPVRDQVLVVGNTTALTSALTSILTTAVKFSGTHGTVAARVVADEHWVELRVRFDDNEMTHDQRGTAFEPFVRARRDGVDWAGVSMALARRTVEAHGGAAIMHGGDTSTVAEFSVCLPRYRG; encoded by the coding sequence ATGCGAAGTCATCAGCATCAGCACCAGCATCTCGCCGAACGTCCCCGGAGTCCGGAGTCGCGTGGGTTCTCTCCGCCGCGTACGCCGACGTCGACCTTCGTTCCCGCGACGTATCGATCCCCGGTCGGCGCCCTGCCGATCGCCGATCTGCTCGCGACGATCGCGCACGAGCTCCGAAATCCGCTGACGGTGGTTCGCGGCGAAACCGCCGTCATCCGTCGTCACCGCGACGACCCGAACGACGTCACCGAAGCCTGCGCGGTCATCGATCGGCAGGTGAATCAGATCGCTGTGTTTCTGCGCGATCTCGCGACGTTCGTGGCGCCGCCGCTCGAGCTCCACGATGTGTGGGAAGTCATCGACGCGAGCGACCTGCTGGCGTCCGCGCTGCAAGCGCTCGCCAAGTTCGCCGACACCCGCGCGACCACCTTCACCGTCGAGCCCGTGCGCGACCAGGTACTCGTCGTCGGGAATACGACGGCGCTCACGAGCGCACTTACGAGTATTCTAACGACCGCCGTCAAGTTCAGCGGCACCCACGGCACGGTGGCGGCACGCGTCGTCGCCGACGAGCATTGGGTCGAGCTCCGCGTACGTTTCGACGATAACGAGATGACGCACGACCAGCGCGGAACAGCCTTCGAGCCGTTCGTTCGCGCGCGGCGCGACGGTGTGGATTGGGCGGGCGTGAGCATGGCGCTCGCGCGGCGCACCGTCGAAGCGCACGGCGGCGCCGCCATCATGCACGGCGGCGATACGTCGACCGTCGCCGAATTCAGCGTCTGCCTGCCGCGCTACAGAGGATAG
- a CDS encoding sensor histidine kinase yields MEPRLLIASILVVVLVQALVITGLARQRWLRRHTERSTEVLLAELRASSERIHHLAARLITAQETERARIGRELHDDINQKIAALAIGLTHVWNRMPRESPELVHEIAALQDRAASLALDVRQLSHQLHSGVLQHAGLGAAIRSLCGDARRNYNLVIELETEGNFESLPGDVALCIYRVAQECLRNTARHARATEVNVSIARRGPAVEMSIADNGIGFDTSTIGAGDGLGLLSLDERVRFLRGTFHVASQPRGGTRIEVSVPSSQPSLTPPFPANGATDRSPG; encoded by the coding sequence ATGGAGCCGCGACTGTTGATCGCGTCGATTCTCGTCGTCGTGCTGGTCCAGGCCCTCGTCATCACCGGCTTGGCTCGCCAGCGCTGGCTCCGCCGACACACCGAGCGTTCAACCGAAGTTCTGCTGGCCGAGCTTCGCGCCAGCTCCGAGCGCATTCATCACCTCGCCGCTCGACTGATCACGGCGCAGGAGACGGAGCGCGCCCGCATTGGCCGCGAACTCCACGACGACATCAATCAGAAGATCGCCGCACTCGCCATCGGCCTGACTCACGTGTGGAACCGAATGCCGCGGGAGTCGCCTGAGCTCGTGCACGAAATCGCGGCGCTCCAGGACCGGGCGGCGAGCCTCGCCCTCGACGTGCGGCAACTGTCCCACCAGTTGCACTCCGGTGTGCTCCAGCACGCCGGACTCGGGGCCGCCATTCGGTCGTTGTGCGGAGATGCCCGACGGAATTACAACCTCGTCATCGAGCTCGAGACGGAAGGCAACTTCGAGTCACTGCCCGGCGACGTTGCGCTCTGCATCTATAGAGTGGCCCAGGAATGCCTGAGGAACACTGCGCGGCACGCACGTGCGACCGAGGTGAACGTCTCCATCGCCCGGCGAGGACCGGCCGTGGAGATGTCGATCGCCGACAATGGCATCGGATTCGACACGAGCACCATCGGGGCCGGCGACGGGCTGGGGCTGCTCAGTCTCGATGAGCGCGTTCGCTTCTTGCGGGGTACCTTTCACGTGGCGTCGCAGCCAAGGGGCGGAACACGGATTGAGGTCAGCGTTCCGTCGTCTCAGCCCAGTTTAACCCCTCCGTTCCCGGCTAATGGCGCGACCGACCGTTCTCCTGGCTGA
- a CDS encoding PadR family transcriptional regulator, translated as MAKAPDDLLRGTLDGLILKTLSWGPRHGFGIARWIKETSCDALAVEDRALYLALHRLEDKGWVESDWGLSENNRRARFYQLTALGRKHLRAESSRLARYAEGMSLVLHATSWGER; from the coding sequence GTGGCGAAGGCACCTGACGACCTGCTGCGCGGCACGCTCGATGGACTGATCCTCAAAACGCTGTCGTGGGGTCCGCGTCACGGCTTTGGCATCGCGCGGTGGATCAAGGAGACGTCGTGCGACGCGCTCGCCGTCGAAGACCGCGCGCTGTATCTCGCGCTGCATCGCCTGGAGGACAAAGGCTGGGTCGAGAGCGACTGGGGATTGTCCGAGAACAATCGCCGCGCACGGTTCTATCAGCTCACGGCGCTTGGCCGCAAACACCTTCGCGCCGAATCGTCGCGGCTGGCGCGGTACGCGGAAGGGATGTCGCTGGTGTTGCACGCGACGTCGTGGGGTGAGCGCTGA
- a CDS encoding DUF4136 domain-containing protein, whose amino-acid sequence MAAAVGATACEPTNPLATDLGGVVLTLVDSGQALGSARTFAVPDTIVDVPVNSTAIDHSFDHQVIADVRRHFVSLGWRDVSNDSGARPDVVVLVAASQRTETGVAYFDWFGAWGYLPYWGPTVDASWVWGVPGAALPYAYQAGTVLITMLDLREQRTDSKSIPLLWAATLDGIVTSTNGTADRVVRGVDQAFQQSPYLRVP is encoded by the coding sequence TTGGCGGCCGCAGTCGGTGCGACCGCGTGCGAGCCGACCAACCCGCTGGCCACGGATCTCGGCGGCGTCGTGCTCACGCTCGTGGACAGCGGCCAGGCGCTCGGGAGCGCGCGCACGTTCGCCGTGCCGGACACGATCGTCGACGTGCCGGTGAACTCCACGGCGATCGACCATTCGTTCGACCACCAGGTCATCGCCGACGTTCGCCGCCACTTCGTATCGCTCGGCTGGCGTGACGTCTCGAACGACTCCGGGGCTCGGCCGGACGTGGTGGTGCTCGTCGCCGCGTCGCAGCGCACCGAAACGGGGGTCGCGTACTTCGACTGGTTCGGCGCGTGGGGGTACTTGCCGTATTGGGGCCCCACCGTCGACGCCTCGTGGGTGTGGGGCGTTCCGGGCGCCGCCCTTCCCTATGCGTACCAGGCGGGGACGGTGCTGATCACAATGCTCGACCTGCGCGAGCAACGCACCGACTCGAAGAGCATTCCGCTGCTCTGGGCGGCGACGCTCGACGGCATCGTCACCTCGACCAACGGCACCGCGGACCGCGTGGTGCGGGGCGTCGACCAGGCCTTTCAACAATCTCCGTACTTGAGGGTTCCGTGA
- a CDS encoding amidohydrolase family protein gives MRSVAACASFMAVVCTVHSAGAQAAANRVTLNDTHFHLTNYVQRGPTLQQFLKLMGDTIGRVAVFGIPLQQEWMHSVTGDDAPTYYLHSDAPLYYYSFVDAVIASEYLSLSAADRARFDPMITGFNPGDMYGVDHIRRVLRMYPGVFSGIGEFTIHKEFVGEKTRPGPASLMDPALDSILSFAGEAGLIALVHNDMDVPFPADTAKPAYLEEMKAVVRRHPNTTIIWAHTGVGRIVRPVRNHALVLAAMLSDPAFEHLYFDISWDVVAKYLVASPETIRIAADLINRYPDRFLFGTDAVAPTDAASYLTTDTLYGPLWAALTPDARAKVRVGNYERLFDAARRSVRAWEAAHP, from the coding sequence ATGCGCTCAGTCGCCGCGTGCGCGTCATTCATGGCAGTCGTGTGCACCGTGCATTCCGCCGGCGCGCAAGCCGCCGCGAACCGTGTCACGTTGAACGACACGCACTTTCACCTGACGAACTACGTCCAGCGTGGTCCGACGCTTCAGCAATTTCTAAAGCTGATGGGCGACACCATCGGGCGGGTGGCGGTGTTCGGCATTCCGCTGCAGCAGGAGTGGATGCACTCGGTCACCGGAGACGACGCACCGACGTACTACCTGCACTCGGACGCACCGCTCTACTACTACTCGTTCGTCGACGCGGTGATCGCATCGGAGTATCTGTCGTTGAGCGCGGCCGATCGCGCGCGGTTCGACCCGATGATCACCGGCTTCAATCCCGGCGACATGTACGGCGTCGATCACATTCGCCGCGTGCTGCGAATGTATCCCGGGGTGTTCTCGGGCATCGGCGAGTTCACGATCCACAAGGAATTCGTTGGGGAGAAGACGCGCCCAGGCCCGGCGAGCCTGATGGATCCGGCGCTCGACAGCATTCTGTCATTCGCGGGTGAGGCCGGCCTCATCGCGCTCGTGCACAACGACATGGACGTGCCGTTTCCCGCGGATACCGCGAAGCCGGCGTATCTCGAGGAGATGAAGGCCGTGGTGCGCCGGCACCCGAACACCACGATCATCTGGGCGCACACGGGCGTGGGTCGCATCGTGCGGCCCGTCAGGAATCACGCCCTGGTGTTGGCCGCGATGCTGTCGGATCCGGCGTTCGAACATCTCTACTTCGACATCTCCTGGGACGTCGTGGCGAAGTATCTCGTCGCGTCCCCTGAAACGATTCGCATCGCGGCGGATCTCATCAATCGTTACCCCGATCGATTTCTCTTCGGCACCGACGCCGTCGCACCCACCGACGCGGCGTCCTACCTCACCACCGACACCCTGTATGGCCCACTGTGGGCGGCGCTGACCCCGGACGCTCGCGCCAAGGTCCGCGTCGGCAACTACGAGCGGCTGTTCGACGCGGCCCGGCGCTCCGTCCGCGCATGGGAAGCCGCGCATCCGTAA
- a CDS encoding BamA/TamA family outer membrane protein — MLLGRSLLILAAVSSVALAQDPTPGTDLPTDAKAMSPTKMNGVLFIPVLGAGPTFGLGGGGAAAMVFRMDSGSPRSAIGVGGLLAERSSWMVSLGGRAYFQRGDWNTSFGIAQYNVDYRFFGIGNDAGNRDHSVILRQDGNADVIEGLHRVVGPLFAGLRYRIDGVDASLAPSDRLGPFNALMPGDSTVWTSALGAASSWDTRDDDVSPRSGTFAQGALMYARTWLGGDRAFNSYDVWINHYIPVKKHDVLAVRATACGAGDAAPLWQLCLFGAQNDLRGYVAGRYRDHAMFAVQAEYRARLIGRWGGTVFGGTGEVAPSIGDVAADHLLVSGGLGLRYLLSQTHRLNVGTDYAFANRTSGAFYFRFGEAF; from the coding sequence ATGCTACTCGGCCGATCTCTCCTCATCCTCGCGGCGGTCTCCAGCGTCGCGCTCGCGCAAGATCCGACGCCCGGGACCGATTTACCCACGGACGCCAAGGCAATGTCGCCGACCAAGATGAACGGCGTCTTGTTCATTCCGGTGCTCGGCGCCGGTCCGACGTTCGGGCTCGGCGGCGGTGGAGCGGCGGCGATGGTGTTCCGCATGGACTCGGGCTCGCCGCGCTCGGCGATCGGTGTCGGCGGATTGCTCGCCGAGCGCTCGAGTTGGATGGTGAGTCTCGGCGGCCGCGCGTATTTTCAGCGCGGCGATTGGAACACCTCGTTTGGCATCGCGCAGTACAACGTCGACTACCGGTTTTTTGGCATCGGCAACGACGCGGGCAACCGCGATCATTCGGTGATTCTGCGGCAGGACGGCAACGCCGACGTCATCGAAGGGCTACATCGCGTTGTCGGTCCGCTCTTCGCGGGTCTTCGCTATCGCATCGACGGCGTGGATGCCAGTCTCGCTCCGTCGGATCGCCTGGGTCCATTCAACGCGCTGATGCCCGGCGATTCCACGGTCTGGACGTCCGCTCTCGGCGCGGCGAGCTCGTGGGACACGCGCGACGACGATGTCTCGCCGCGTAGCGGCACATTCGCTCAAGGCGCCCTGATGTACGCGCGCACGTGGCTCGGCGGCGATCGCGCGTTCAATTCGTACGACGTGTGGATCAACCATTACATTCCCGTCAAGAAGCACGACGTGCTCGCGGTTCGGGCCACCGCGTGCGGCGCCGGCGACGCGGCACCGCTCTGGCAACTCTGTCTGTTCGGTGCTCAAAACGACTTGCGTGGCTACGTTGCCGGGCGGTATCGCGATCACGCGATGTTCGCCGTTCAGGCGGAGTATCGCGCGCGATTGATCGGCCGCTGGGGCGGCACCGTATTCGGCGGCACGGGTGAAGTCGCGCCGTCGATCGGAGACGTTGCGGCAGATCATCTGCTCGTGTCAGGCGGCCTCGGACTGCGGTATCTCCTTTCGCAAACACATCGGCTGAACGTCGGAACCGACTATGCGTTCGCGAACAGGACGTCGGGCGCGTTCTACTTCCGATTTGGCGAAGCGTTCTGA